In the Silene latifolia isolate original U9 population chromosome 1, ASM4854445v1, whole genome shotgun sequence genome, CAGACATTTCAGTTACTCGAGCAAATTTGAAGATGCTAGTATCAGGTGGTATAGTGCCTAAACAAGTGATACATGCCTGGTGTTGCGTTTTGAATAAATGTGAAACAATTAGAGCGCATACTTCACCTTCTAGGTTGTATCTCCCACTGTCTAGTGAAGTAAGTTCTCAAATTGATGACAATTTTACGGGGGCATCTTTGGTAAGTATTTACATTTGCTAACCTTCTTGTATGGTTTTCTGATATAgacattttttaagaacaaatatTATACATTTGCAGATCTTTGTACCTATAGTTTCTGAGAAGCCATTTGCAATGTGTTTCAACTTCCTAACAAAGAAGTTGGAAATCTTGCATTTGATGAGGCCGGAGATGGTAAATTTTGCACCAAGTATTGAGCCTACGGTATCCACATTTCAGCCTACTTGTTTTGTTGATGCTATCATACGATATTAATATTAGTTGCATTTTTGAGAAATGTTTGAATTTATATGTCCTATGCAGAAAGACTTTGTTATTGAATGCTTGCTCAAGAAAATGCCGTCTATAGTGGTGTCCGTGACATGAAGCCGGAGGAGAGATTATTCTGAGGTCAAATCTTGGTAATGGAAGTGATTCACGAATTTACCTCATGCGGTTGTTGGAGAAATACAAAGGAGAAAGAAGGACTTGTGTGTTGGGACTCCAAGATGTAAGCTGCTTTACAATGTTTTTCCCTATTTATTTACTTGTATGTATATGAGTAGTATAAATCAATGTTCCTTGTTTTGTAGAACAACCAAGTTAAGGTTTTTGGTACAAGGGCATGCTATGAGTTGTTGTCTTTTGCTGGTAATCAAGACTTCCAAAATCTAAGAAAGAATCCCAGAGGTGCCACCAAGGATACCCGTCATTGTCAGTTGTTAGACACAGAAATATTGGCTCGGGTAATCAATGCCCGCAAGGATGACAAGTAATTTCTAAACTTTTATTACatatttgtttgatttttgttttaGAAGTTGTGCTAATTGTATTGGTTTGTAGGTATTTGGATGAAATTATCGTGGCCACTGAATGGATGAATGTCTGCCGAAAAGCAATGAAAAGTTTGCAAAATCGTCAATGGATAAGTGATACGGTTAGTATATAAACATTTTTCATTTAATCGACCAGATAGGTGATCAAAATTTTGTAACAATATTTACATTTTGTAGGTGATTGACATGTTTGGTGTGATGTGTACATATAATCGACCAGATATTCTGTACTTGCCTTCAACAGTGAGGGTATGTATCTAAGTAGTACAGTTTGAATTTACtttttacttttcccttttttacTCCATTTTTGTGAGGAATAATATGTCATCTCAACTATGTTCCAAAAGAAAAAACAGATGTCATATATTAGTTAGTATAGTTTATTAActtatttttttaatttgtcAGTATGCTAAGCCACAATTAAAGGTTAACGAGGTAAACTTTGTTTGGTGCCCTTATCTTAAGATGCACTACACGCCAAAAGATGGAGCTACTATTGAGAAGGTAAAGTTACTAATGTCCAAACTGTGATAATATATGCATAAAATACTAATTACCATGCATATCCTAGTTACTTACCTATGTAAATCATTTTGCTTTTATGTAGGTTTTTTTCACAATCGGCAAAGATGATAACcattggttagcttgtgtgtctGATCTCAAGGAGGAGAAGAACTACATTTTGGACTCTCTCAGGAAATATAAGAAAAATGATAAGAAAGCTGTGGAGGAATATAATACTTATGTGGAGGATATTGTATGGTCgccattttttattttaattcagTCTAGAAGTCACAATCTAAGATATTCATACAAGTATTTTTGTTGATTGTTTGTTGTTCACAGATAGTAAATGTTGCAAATCAGATACCGAGCACCAATGGTTACAAGCGCATCAAGGCCATCAGTTTGTTTCCTACTGAAGTGAAGGATGTCCCTCAGCAACCAAACATGTTAGTTTGTTATATATTTTTGTGTTATTTTTTGCttaatgttaattattttaatatcatTTTCAACATCATATGTTGCTTGAATAGATTTGACTGCGGAGTATATGTCATGAAGTTTCTGGAAGGTGCAATGTTCAATACAGATTTGTGGACGGACAAGAAACATTACAAAGTGAGTTTAATGGACTTGATAAATATATGTTTTATCTTAAATTTTCtgccattttatcttaaaattcTGTCATTTTCTGTCCTATGTTTTAAGAGATTCGACCAGCTTTACATTACCTGTTGTAGACGGACTGTAATGATACCCTAAATGCACCCATGCTAAACCGTTATGTGGGAAATGCACCCTGTCTTTTAGAAAAGCACATTTGCGTACATACACTCAGGGAAGAATTATGGGAACAACTTGAATATCCCTAGTCCAGTCAACAGAATCACTAACAATGAAGACTGCTTGCACCCTGGTGGAGGATATGTACTTCTTTCGGGCTGCCATTTTATCTTAATTTTCTgccttttttgttttgttttgcaggacTTGATTGCTTATCGTCGACAAATTATGTTGCAATGATAAAATGGGAGAAAAACACTTCTCGGTATCCTTTTTCTGTTTTTTATATGTTTGATTTGTCATCATAGAAGTCGTTCGGTTGGTACGCTTTTtaattgctagatacactccttcagTTGCTACATACACTTTTTTGAATGGCAGATACACtttttaaactaaaaaaaaaaatcaaaaacttgAACAAGGGGTAGTTTAGTCATATTAGGTGCAGTAGCAGAATTAGGATTTCGTAGTCAATATTTTTTCATTGTTCAGAGAGATGATCTCCCATGATAGTCTCTCGTTTCGCGTTATGCTACTTGTAAGTTATAAGTCTTAATTCCGTTAGTCTACTGAAAGACGTATCACGTTTGAATTATTGTGTCGGAATGCTGTAATTAATTTAATGGTCAACTGAAAGGAAGAAACAGCAGGAAGAAAAAGACTAAAACTTCAATCATGAGGTGATGAGAAAAAGAGGGAAGAGTGTGAACCTTGCGGTTTTCTGAGATCCCTACTGTCAGCCAGCAATTGCGATTACGTTTTTTGAGTTGTAATCTTTATAAATTAAATATGAAGTTCCGTTAGTCTACTGAAAGACGTATCACTTTTTTCAGGTTGGCTACATTATGTTGTTTGAACTGCTAGATACACTCGTTAATATGGCTGCATACACTATAGTCTGTCACTACATACACCTTACAATTCCATAATGttgctttaaaataattcaacCTCATGTCATTCTTTTTTTAATCTCCAGGCGATTTTTCACAATGGTTGATGATGAAGATTATTGGATTATTTCTTTTAATCAAGCCTCATTTCAAAGGATTCGGCATCAGttcaaatttttatttttcttgcaaGAGTGCTTGTACTTTGAAGAGGTTGATTAAGTCGGGGTCACATCTGTGGTcaactagatacacttctttacccTGTTAATCTGTTTTAAGATACATACATTTTGTTGAGTCACTAGTTACACATCTTCAGCCTGCTACATACACTGTTCTTAGTTCTGAGATACACGACTTTTCGCAGTTATATACACTTATCTAAACTGCTAGACACACTTATCTGTTTTAAGATACATACACTTTGTTGAGTCACTAGTTACACATCTTCAGCCTGCTACATACACTGTTCTTAGTTCTGAGATACACGACTTTTCGCAGTTACATACACTTATCTAaactgctagatacacttctttagacTGCTAGCTACACTTGGTCGtactgctagatacactcctccattatttttagaaaaggatgttCGATACAAACGCCATCTTTGTAGGAGAATTCAGAACTTTTTGTCCATTTTTCCATctaagaatatgaaaaatttaaGACTAAATTTATATAAAAGAGATGATGTGTTTTGATGATGTGTTTTCCTAGTTTATATAAACAAGTATACAATGACGCATTGTGAACATACATTTTTTCGGACTGGTAGTTACATTCCACGAGTCcataataaagaaaaaaaatgatttgtTTGGAGTAATTTGATGTTCACGAGTTCATTGTGACCATACACTTTTCCGACTAATTGGAATTCTGTTATTAGTATTATATTATCATACTTGACATTTTTGATCAAGTATGATAATTTAATTACAGATAAACAAATAAAGGATAATGCAACACAAACTTTCATTGGGGATAATTTAATTACACAAATTGCATAACATGCGACAAACAAAGGATAATTACTTATTACAGATCAAAATGTGGATTGTAGCCCATATTTGAACTTATAAAATATAACCAACATTATAAATAGTGCAGTACAAATTAATAATCCGGAAAGTAATTGCGGATTTCAACACGAATATCACTGAAAACATCCTTATCACCTTCAACCCAATCCACCGGGTCGTTTTCCCATGCAAGCGGAACTGTCCCGAACTCAAAGGAAGGCCCCTGAGCATACAAATATGCCACCAGTCCCAAATCATCTCTATtagcaacccataaatatggtccTGACGGAGGTTTAACGTTTTCAAACCACCACCTCGAAGCTTCATTATTAGTAAAAGCGCGCTCCAGTTTGCGTGCTTGACGGAAGCATTCGCGCTCATCTCCCGCTCCAAACTCAATCATTGCATGTCCCTTGAACGACCCATTTGAAGAAATAGCCGGGTGGATAGCTTGAACTAAATTTAATCCAGCACCCCGAATAACTTGTACTAATCTGTCAAGATCATATGAGAGAGTTTCCTTTCCAAACCCATCTCTTGTGCTTGGCAAATTATAAAGAATACACATCACAGGTTTGACGTATGATATTTCGGAATGGCGTCCGAAACTTTCTATTTTATCATAGGATGCATTAGATTCATAGGATGCATCAGATTCATAAGATGCATCAGATTGATAGGATGCATCAGACTCATAGGATGCATCAGACATGATTAGGGGATGATTGAGTATGCAGTTATGGAAAGATAAAAAGTTTTTTCTGATAAACACCCACGTTTCAGTATAAGATCAAGGGTGAAGTTTTTTTGAGAAGAAGTTTTTTCTGATAAGAAGTTTTTGTGATAAACAAACACATGAAAACCTATTTATATAGAATAATTAAAGCAGATGCAATGCATCCGATGAATCTGATGCATAGAAACGTTTGGTGCATTCTATGAATCTGATGCACAGAAATAATCTGATTCATAGGATGAATGTTTGGTGTGAACGAATTAAGTTTGAATTTGTTTGAAGGAATGAATGTTTTTTTTGAACGAATGAATGTTGTTTTATAAAGGTCAACCAAAAAGAATCCAAAAAGAAATAAACACACTCCGTACTATTTCTAGATATCAGAAGTTTGTGGATAAAGATGGAAGTAGTTTCATACTGTGCACACTTTCTTTTCACAAATTATTACttaagacgggcactatccgtcttaagttgtagacggataccattttttgAGACAAAATGCGCAAATAGAGGATAGTGGgaggcacatgggggtgcccccacttGTCCCCcatattcgttttgtgagtgtaACTACCCGCCTTAAGATTCGacccgtcttaagcaagacctaCTCCTTTTTAAAATAAAGAACTTAATCTTcaatttgtatttatattttatttttaattatgtcTGTCACACCTCGACTTTTGAGGGTAGACAATAAAAGTTTGTATTTTAACAGTAAACGTGAGACATTAGACAACGAAATAACACTTCGCAACTTGGGCAATTTCTAATATCATGATGCGTTAATTAAACATACTTCTTAGAAGTCTTTACTTAAATTTTGGCTTTTTCAATTTTTCggaatcctttttttttttttaactgctAGTTTCACTTGTTCAGTTGGCTACATACACTTTGTTTGCCTCCTAGTTACACTCCTTCCGCAGCTACAAACACTCTAGTCAGGCCACCACCCCTATTTGGATACAATGTATACACTAACCCCCTCTATACTCCGTCAATccataaaaaaaacaataaaaaaacaactgCGTAAAAACGTACATAAAAAAAAAGTTGGAAGTTAATACAAAACCAATTTTTCCAAAAACTACATAAACCAAAAACCCATTGAAATCGGTTTTTTAAGTGAGTACATAACATTACAAAACATAACAGACTTTTTTGAGTGACATCTACAAATGCCACATATACCACAAACCCACTGAATTCAGTTTCAAGGGAGTCGACTCGGGCAATTTCTACTATCATGGTTACTCATTTCACCGCAAGCACGGCATTTTCTCAGAGGCTTTGCATTTTCCAAGACTGCCTTTTCCTTGTTTGATGTTATCCTCTTTCCCGATCCCTTATTCTTGCACTTCTCGGTGGTAAAACAAGAATCTTCAGTTGGAATTTTTGACCCAAGAAGCATCTCAATCTCAGCTTTCTTATCTTTTGACTTTCCCGACTTAATTGAAATAATCAACTTTTCATTGAAACTCCGAGCAATTGAAATAGCGCATCGAAATGTTCCTCACTATCCTCAACAAGTGAGACTGCACTAAATACCTCCGACCATAATTCACTTATATTGTTCTGGCGACTTTCGATTGACACACAATCAGCTAGTACAGTTTTCCCAACAACAGTAGAAAGAGGGTGGGAAGTTGCAGATTTGCTCCATCTCAGTGCTAAATACTCTTTAGGTATATGATCAAACCCCCTATCTTTCAACACCCATAAAATGTGCCTACAGAGTATCCCAATCCTTTCAAACATCTTACAAGAACAAGAGAACTTATTATCACTTAAATCAACTTTGTATTCCTTGTCTTTCTCACGATCAATTATCGAAATATTATCATTCGCACCACTTGCATTTGGTGATGGTAAATGGCCACAAGTATAACATGCTGCTTGGACTTCTacttggaaaatataaaatataatgaTTGTGTAAAACTCAGAAGCTTGCTTTTCTAAAAGGAGAGGGgttgtcaattttggataacaATTCTTATCATCACCATTACCTTAGAATATTTCCATCTCTCGAGCATCCATTCTGTTtggaaacgcatccaaaactcgacAAGTGTGACATGTGGGTTGGTGAAGTTTCCAAAGAAGCTATTTTCGACTCGATCTTGATGTTGTGCGCAAAATCCCACCCAAATATGTGTCTCTAATGTAAGCATGAATCCAAAGAGCACGGTGCTTAAACATTTTCTTCAACCACTTGTTATCACAAAGCTCATATGAGGAAATTATCGAATTCCATTTCGATTCAAAATCTTCTGGAGTGATTTCTACATCCCAAACAACTGagttaatttccttcaaaaaagtTGTGTCTTGGGAAATCGATGGACCAACCTTGTCGTGCAACttcttcattatatgccacatacacAATCGGTGGCGTGTTTTGTCACCAAACACACCCTTAACAGCTTTTTTGATGCCTCTACATTGATCAGTTATTATAGTAATAGGATAGCGATCACCCATAGCCGTTACAAAATTTTGAAACAACCACGAAAATGATTCTGCATTTTCGTTTCGTATCAAACCCGCTGCAAAAGTAATGCAACCCTTATGGTTATCAACACCCGTGAAAGGGACAAAcaccattttatattggttgaagTTATAAGTGGCATCAACATGAAACAAAGATCACCAAAAAGGGCAtaatttttaattgatattgGATCTGCCCAGAAAAGCTTAGTTATTCTGCTTTGATCGTCCACATCAAAGTCAAAATAGAAAGATGGAGACATAGCTTTTTTCTGCATGAAGTTCTCTATTAACATCTGGGCATCATATTCTTTGATGTATTTCTTTACATCCCTTGAAAAATTTTTGAAATCTTGTAAAGAAGCACCCACATTTTTGTATCCCTTCACATACTGTTTGAACATCCTAAATGTTTGCACAGGACCATGGTTTACATGAGCATTATCCattatcatttttttgtgaacCAAGTTTAAATCCCTACATGGTTTCAAATGTATCATAGTTGTTGGCGTATTCATAGCATGGGAGTGAACCTCAACAAAATCATAAATCTCGTATTCACCCGTTTGAATTCTTCTAAAACTAACCTTAGCTTGACAACCAATTCGCGTAAGGGTCCTCTTTCTTTTTGTACCCTTGTGATTACTTTTGCCTTGTTTATTACACACGCACCACTTGTGTGTAACTATCCCGTCAACTAATTTTGTTGAGTCTAATCTAGTAAGGAACCCACAAACCTTGGCATATTCCTCATAAAAATGTATGCCTTCTTCCAAAGTTGCAAATTTCATCCACAATGCTGGTTTAAATTCTGCTGAGCATCTTGGCAATCCCACTATTTGATTATCGAAATCAACTTCTGGGGTGGCTacaacatcaaaaaaaaaaaaaaaacaaaaggaaatgattttaattttatctgttacCACCTACACAAGCTTCTTAGACAATACATTACTTAATTAGAAGCTACAATTTAATACCTGGTACATTAGTGACAAGCAATTGGTTTTCTTTTGAATTACTTGAAGACGCTTGCACATTAGTAACTTCTACAATGTCTCGCACGAGAAaatcaaagaaaacaatcaattCGAATCAAACATAATCCGAAAATCCTAGGTAGTGGAACACGTAATTTTAATTTGTCAAGTTACATACAATCGTCTACGTAGTTATATACACTCATTTGTGAAGCTATATACACTTTGCTACCTTTTGTTTATTGCACTATTTTCATCCCATCCCCTCTATGCTATCTAAGGGTAGCTAGATACGCTTTAATTCCTTCTACAAACACACCTTCAGTGTGGTCAGTATACACGTTTTAGACCATAATTGATAGTCGTTGCTTACAAACAGAAACCCAGGTACCTGAAATCAACTACAACAGTTTATCCAAACAGAATCTCTAAATCCAAACAGGTCCTTAATATCTAAGTCGATCAAAGTAATACTCCCTGCAAATTTACAATCATACATTTTTTAATATTGACAAACACACCCTCGCTACCTAGATACACACACCAATGAAAGCAACTTATTTTTGGGTCTCAATtagcaaagaataataaaataatggatCACGATAATTCCCTTCTTCAAATTATATGTACACAACAAGATTTGAAGACACATTCATACATCTACATACATACACATCTTTAACTTGTTGGATACAAAGAACATGCAACAAAGAGTTACCTATGACTTCGCCATTACCGAATCTTCTTCTTCAATTATTACCATCCAAATAAAAATTAGTTCTTGTTAGATTATTACCCAAATTAGATGGTTTTATCATCAAAGAAACTCTAATTTTTCGATCACAATAATTTGAATCAACTAATGAACCAACAAATCTAGAATCAAAACCACAAAATACCATCTTAAACCAAAAAACTAATCAAGTTAGATTTTTAAGCAAACCCTAAGTTTTTAAATTGGATTTGTTTCAAAATCTTAATTAAAACTTACCTTGAATTTGTATTCCGAGGTGCAATAATGGAGTTTGATTGATGCGCAAAGAATGGTGTCGGAAAGAGAAACGAAGAAATCAAGATGAGAATTTGTTATCGCATTAATGGAGTTTGAAACAGAACGAAGAACCGAGAATTTCGTCTGTTATATAGGGGGTCGTCGATTAAATGCGTTACACCGAACTTTAGTTCGTACGAcccaaccctatatatatatatatatatatatatatatatatatatatatatatatatatatatatatatatatatatatatatagaggccgatcctgtgaggcacctcattatggcgaggcggctcTGGTCTCACCAAATTCCTCATTATGgtgaggcaagatccggtgagtccacctatatatttgagtccataagtccataaaacaatatcacgcactatacaatacaatatcacgaattttttttttcaattttttttttcgaattttttttttcaaattttttttttccaaatttttttttccgaaaaagtttttttttttttttttttttttttttttttttttttttttttttttttttgaatctcatacctattttgtgaatctcataccttattcagtgaatctttaaggcttgttttgtgaaacttgatcatcataattggttaaaatcacctattttgctcttttctttattaggtgaatctcagactttgttttgtgaatctcagaccttgttcagtgaatcttagaacttgttttgtgaaacttggtcatcataagtggttaaaatcacgttttttcctcttttccttattttgtgaatctcataccttagtcaGTGAATCTcaagacttgttttgtgaaacttgatcatcataagtggttaaaaatcacctattttgcccttttctttattaggtgaatctcagactttgttttgtgaatctcagaccttgttcggtgaattttagagcttattttgtgaaacatggtcatcataagtggttaaaatcacgttttttgctcttttccttatttggtgaatctcagaccttattttgtgaatctcatactttattcagtgaatcttaaggtttgttttgtgaaacttgatcatcataagtggttaaaatcacctattttgctcttttctttattaggtgaatctcagactttgttttgtgaatctcaaaccttgtttagtgaatcttagagcttgttttgtgaaacttggtcatcataagtggttaaaatcacgtttcttgctcttttccttatttggtgaatctcagaccttattttgtaaatctcatactttattcagtgaatcttaaggtttgttttgtgaaacttgatcatcataagtggttaaaatcacctattttgctcttttctttattaggtgaatctcagactttgttttgtgaatctcagaccttgtttagtgaatcttagagcttgttttgtgaaacttggtcatcataagtggttaaaatcacgtttcttgctcttttccttatttggtgaatctcaagccttattttgtgaatctcataccttattcagtgaatcttaaggcttgttttgtgaaacttgatcatcataagtggttaaaatcatctattttgctcttttctttattaggtgaatcgagactttgttttgtgaatctcggctTGTTCACCGAAtcgtagagcttgttttgtgaaacttggtcatcataagtggttaaaatcacgttttttttttgcaCATCTCGAGTACGATTTCGCTAACTCATCCTCAATGTTAAtgtatttaagtttaatacactagattcttaaattaactaggctatatgagattcgaactcatacctttgtgcaagatttgcacattgctctcccatttgagctaatagccttagTACATAACAAAGATTAAATAAGGGGAACCTTAAGCTAATAGCCTTTAGATATGCAACAATGAAAAGTCTTTGCCAAGCTTAACTTCCCGGTTTAAGGAGTTTCTTACAAGAATGATGAAAACAATTCTTCTGGAAAATGTACATTAAGATTGCAAGGGCTAAGCCAACACCCCCTAAAATTTTCAATGTGACGCAAGTTGTAAACTTGAAGACAATAAAGGGGTCAACTATCTCTGAGACGTTGGTTCAGTTCTACCCACTAGCCGGAAGGATTGAAGGAAACTCGTCAATCAACTGCAACGATGAAGGGGCCGAGTTTTACGAAGCTGATGTTTTAGCTAGCCTGGCAGAAGTTATAGCAAATCCAGATtcacaaaataggtgatttcgaccattttatgaccaaatttcacaatattactttctagtttcacaaaacaagctataagattcacaaaataaggtatatgattcacaaaataataaaaagaggaaaataggcgattttgaccatttatgaccaagtttcacaatataaggcctaggattcacgaaacaaggtctatgattcacaaaataataaaaagagcaaaataggtgatttcgcccattttgtgaccaaatttcgcaatattaggccttatattgtgaaactaactctttattttgtgaaactgactctttattttgtgaatttaggacatgattttgtgaatctcattcAAAATCAATGTTAAAGAATAGCCACACCAGCCACACTCATTTTTCACCATCATCGAAATGTAAGGACTAGGTGAAGATAAGACCAAGGATTACCTCTTGTGCCTCCATAGTGAGGTTGTGTCCCCCAAAATTGATCACGCAACCTGTTGACTTGTGCTCTAATAATAGGTTCAGTGTGCGCCCATAGCCTTGGCTTGCGGATCCTCAGCCTATTACCTGTTGAGGAAGAAAAGACTAAAGAGCATTGCCTTCAAAGAATGACTGTTAAACAATAGCATATATAAGTATAATAGTGTCGCATGTGATTTATACATCTGCACAATGGATTCCTCGTAATaacaaaaatgaattttttatATTCTGTCTAATTATGTTCTGAATAGTGATCCTTACCCGTAGCAGGGTTTTTTTTAGGACTCGAGTTCATTACTTCCTTTGCTTTGTCCACTTCAGGTGTCTCATCTTGGGGTCTCGTAATTTCAGGTATGCTATCACCTGCATTGTTCACGTCTTCATCGTCAACATCTGAAATTTTTGGACCTCTCGTACATCTTCTCTTTGACGCAACATGTTTTATCCTAATTACACCCTGACCCTTCTGACTTCCTATAGAAAACAAAATCAAATTAAAAGAGGAGTTATGATCTAAACTGCTAATTTTCACTGACAGAGTAATATCCATAAAAATTTATCGACACAACATATATATGATACTGCATACTATAGGAAAAACCACAGACGGAGTCAAAAGGTCATTTTGGACGCTCACGGGTTTCAAATGAGTATCAAATTAAGTGGCTAACAAAAACAGAAACATAAGAAATCTTGACAAAATCCAACTATTAATGCTCCTTCATTCCTGAGAGGAAATAAAGGCGATACAGCACCAAGTTCACAGTCACTAAAGACTCAGATGTGCAAATAGAAAGCCAAAATCACTTCAAAAATCATCAGACTCAATGCTACTTCTCTGGTTAGAAGTAGCTAACACGGTTGCCATCCAAATGCCGGACTAGActataatacaacaacaacaacaacaacatcagagccttaatcccaaaatgatttggggcgGCTGACATGAgccatcctttagaaccgtccctgGGTGAacacacacctcaaaatgcgaatagaaaagggaaaaatgaaaaacaaaagggagagcgaaaatgtaatacaaagtcaaggtaaacttacaaGTTTTAAAATTGAATCACATAAAACTAATAAAATGGTAAATTAGCAATACCAACAATCACATCACGCATACTCGAGATACACATCCTACAAACTACCATATTCTAAGCTAACGATCACAATTGTACCACATTGGATAAGACATTAGACTAAGAAATCGGAAACACGGTTGCAACAACAAATAATCATTAATAGAAGATATACCATCCAAGGAAACCAACATGTGACTGGGAGATACAAAACACGGATGTTCACTAATCTACACCATGCTTCAGAGTTCGGACTCACCTTCTTACACAACCATGCTAAGACCTTAGAATCATCCAGCCTAAAGAACTTTGTAGATCCAATTTCCGTGAACACAAGAAAAAGGATATCATGTATATAAAATCATTGCAATAATCTGGGTAGCTAAGCAAAAGGGTGTAATTGATACACATGGTGCATCATCTAATGCTAC is a window encoding:
- the LOC141644258 gene encoding uncharacterized protein LOC141644258, which codes for MRLLEKYKGERRTCVLGLQDNNQVKVFGTRACYELLSFAGNQDFQNLRKNPRGATKDTRHCQLLDTEILARVINARKDDKYLDEIIVATEWMNVCRKAMKSLQNRQWISDTVIDMFGVMCTYNRPDILYLPSTVRYAKPQLKVNEVNFVWCPYLKMHYTPKDGATIEKVFFTIGKDDNHWLACVSDLKEEKNYILDSLRKYKKNDKKAVEEYNTYVEDIVWSPFFILIQSRSHNLRYSYKYFC